The genomic region AGTGTGTATTTATTGGTCAAAATAGTGAAATACATACAAATATGATATGAAAAATATATTTTTACATAAAAAAAACAAAAAATAAATGTAAATCACTTGCTTTTTTTTTAAAAAACCAGTAATCTAGAGGTGTAGATAGTGCCTGAAAGGGCTTACCTAGTATTACGGGAATTGACGAAACAAATCAAATACATCGGTAAAACCATCGCGAGGTGGTGACACAAAACTATAGGGACTTAATATTTAAGTTAGCCAGCTGCAGCCATTCAAAAGAATGATACGGTAGTTGGTTTTTTTGTTCGAAAAATTTGTACTTCCCCAAAATCTTACAAATTTTCGGATGAATAGTTAATAGGGGACAACTATTACAATCTAAATACTAAGGAGAAAACAATGAAGAAAAGATTATTGTCATTAACTATGGTACTTGCTTTAGTAGCATCGTCGTTTTCGTCGTCACTAGGAATTTTAAATGTGGCTGCCGAAGCAACAACGACAACAACGACAACAACAACTACAACAAGCGAATATCGTAATGTTATGTATTACGGAGACTGGTCTATCTGGGGTGGACAAGGAAACTTCTATCCAGAAGATATGCCAGCTGACATGTACACACACTTAAACTATGCATTTATGGACTTTACAGCAAGTGGTGATTTAGTATTCACTGACACTGATGCTGCAACAGCTGCAAGTTTAGGACAAGATGGAGTAACTTGGGGAGCAGTAAATGCCGGGTTATTACCAGCGTTAACTAGCTTACGTGCAGATAATCCAAATATGAAAATTGGTATATCAGTAGGTGGTTGGTCAAAATCAGGAGACTTTTCAGCAATGGCTGCAGATGATACAGCTCGTGCTAACTTCGTTAGCCAAATTGTTGCTTTCATAGAATATACAGGTATGGACTTTGTGGATATCGATTGGGAATATCCAGCATCAGTAAGAGAGCCAGATCTTGTAGATAACGCAAATGATGAAGGTACTCCAGACGCAACTGAAGCGGATAAAGAAAACTATATTATTTTACTTGAAGATTTAAGAGCAGCTTTAGATGAAGCAGGGGAAGAAACAGGTAAATATTATGAACTTTCAGTAGCGTTGCCAATTGACAGAACTAAATTAGAAAATGGTGTTGATGTTGAGGCAATGTTTGAAATTATTGATTTTGGGAATTTAATGACTTACGATGCAAGAGGTGCTTGGGATGAAACTTCAGGTCATCAAACTGCATTATATGGTAATCCAGAAGATCCAATGTATGAATACGGATATAGTATCGACCAAACAGTTGATTACATGATCGAAAATGGTGCTCCATCAGAGAAATTAGTTATTGGTGCTGCTTTCTATACGCGTGGTTGGGAAACAGTAGCAGATGATGGTGGAATCGAAGAAAATCCAGGTTTATTCGGTACAGCTTCTGCAACTAATTTAGATGCTGATCAAACTGCATCAAAAGGTGCTTCAAATGAAGCTGCTTTAAGTAATGGAGATGGTGGTAGAAATGGTGGGATTTGGTCTTACAATAGTATTGATACATTAAAATCCACTTATACAGGACTTGTCGAATATTGGGATGATGTAGCAAAAGCTCCATATTTATACAATGGAGAAGCATTCTTTACATATGACAATGTTGAATCTATTACAGAAAAAGCAAATTATGTAATTGAAAATAACTTAGGTGGTATGATTTCATGGATGGCATCAAATGATGCAACTACTGATTCAACAGTAAGAGATGAATTAACTACTGCAATTTATGAAGGTTTATATGGAACTGCATCTTTACCAGAAAATGAAATTATTGTTACACCATTAGATATTAGTGTTTCAGTATCAACATATTCTGAATCATGGTCAGGAACTGGTTATGAAATAACTATTACTAACAATGAAGTAGCAGAAGAAACAAATGCAGTATTACAAGCTGTAGAAGCACAAAAAGAAACAATCATGCTTCCAAAATTATATGTTGATACAGGTGGATTAACACTTTCATCAGGTGGTTATGGAGCAGGAACAGTAACAAATGAAGATGGAATTTCTATTGTAGATTTATCATCTGTTTATGACAACAAATTAATTGCACAAGGTGCAAGCATTACAATTCAATTAGCAGTATCAGGTGCTGATGAATTATCAGTAGATGATTTACAATCAATTACGTTAGTACAAAGCACATACACTGGTGGACCAGAAATTAATCCACAAGTAATTTATGGTAGTGATGTACAAACTGAAGAAAATAGTGTACCAGTATTTAGTGGAACTTCTAATAGAACATTAGATTTCGGTACTGAATTTGATATCTTTGAAGGTGTAAGTGCAACTGATAATGAAGATGGAGATTTAACTTCTCAAATCATCGCAGTTGGAAGTGTAGATTCAAACACTGCTGGAACTTATACAATTGCTTATACAGTAACTGATAGCGAAGGTGCTACAGCTACAGCTTCTAGAACTATTACAATCAGAGATGAAGTAGTAGAACCAGAAGTAGAAGAACCAGAAGTAGAAGAAAATACTGCACCAGAATTATCAGGTGTAGCAGATGCAATCATTGTTGATTTTGCTGGATACTTAGATTTATTAGCTGGAGTAAGTGCTAGTGATAAAGAAGATGGTGATTTAACAGATAGTATCGTAGTAACAGGAACAGTAAATACAGCAGTAGCTGGTGATTATGTAATCACTTATACTGTAACTGACTTTGAAGGTTTATCTGCTAGTGCAACATGTGTTGTAACAGTAGAAAAAGAAGAAATTGTTGAACCAGAAGAACCAGAAGTAGAAGAAAATACTGCTCCAGTAATTGCAGGAGTAAAAGATGAAACAGTTGATTATGGTAGTGATTTTGATACATTAGCAGGAGTAAGTGCTAGTGATGAAGAAGACGGTGATTTAACTGATAGTATTAAAGTTGAAGGATCTGTAGATACAAGCAAAGCAGGAGACTATACATTAACTTATAGTGTTACAGATAGCCAAGGAGAAACAGTTTCTATTTCTAAAACTGTTACAGTTCTTGAAGAAGAAGTAACTCCTGAACCAGAAGTAGATGAAGATGATGAAGATGAAGATTCTATTTATGGTGTTGATAACTTAGACTTCGGTGTAGGTGATGGTATCGTATGGGAAACTGGAGTTTTCGCTCCATTTGCTGATATGGGTGCTTGGGTAACTGATGCTGACTATTCAAATAACGGGGCTTTAGATTTAGGTCAAGTTATGGAAGATACAGGAATCAAATACTTTAACTTAGGATTTATTAATGCAGTAGACGGTACAGTTGATGAAAATGGTGTATTAAATTGGGGATTCGGAGCTTACGAAGTATTAAGTGAAGAACACACAGAATCAAATGCACAATATCAAGGAATTAAAGAATCTATTGAAACAGTTCGTGAAAATGGTGGAGATGTTACTATTTCTATCGGTGGACTAAATGAAGCAAACTTCTTCCAAAATACAGATGATTTAGATGTATTAGTAAATACATATGTAGAAATCATTGATGGATTTAATTTAACACGTATCGATTTAGATATCGAAGGTGGAGCACAAGGTTATGAAATGAACGAATTAAATGCAAAAGCTATTGCAATCGTTCAAGAAATGACAGGTGTAGAAGTAGTGTTAACTTTACCAGTATTACCTGAAGGGTTAACAACAAGCTTAGGATTACCAACATTACAAGTTTACTTAGATAATGGTGTTGATATTGAAGCAGTAAATATTATGGCTATGTGTTATGGTGCATCTTATGGTGACTATGCAGATGGATCTATCGCTGCTATTGATTCAACAATGCAACAAATTAAAGATGCTTATGCATCAATCGGACAAACATTAACAGATGAAGAAGCTTACATGAAAGTTGGAGTTACAACTTCAGTTGGATATGAAGGTTCAGCTCATCCAATCTTTACTGTAGAAGATTCACAAACAGTAGTTGATTATGCAGAATTAGTAGGAATTAATTTCGTATCATTCTGGTCTATCAACCGTGATTCTCAAACTCAAAGCAACACAGGAATTTATGAAGCTTATGAACATACAGAAGTATACTTAGGATTCCAAGATGAATCAATTCAACCAGATATCCCAGAAGGTGGAGATGACGAAGAAGAAGATTACAGTGATGCTCCAATCTGGACTAGAGAATTAGAAGCATTAGGATTATATGTTCCAGGATATATCGTTCAACATAACGGAATTGTATATAAACAAGTATTTAGTGGAACATCATGGTATTGTGAACCAGGAACAGATTCTTCAATTTGGTTACAAATTGCAGTTCTTGATGGAACAGAAGAACCAGAAGTAGAAGAACCAGAAGTAGAAGAAAATACTGCACCAGAATTATCAGGTGTAGCAGATGCAATCATTGTTGATTTTGCTGGATTCTTAGACTTATTAGCAGGAGTAAGTGCTAGTGATAAAGAAGATGGTGATTTAACAGCTAGTATCGTAGTAACAGGAACAGTAAATACAGCAGTAGCTGGTGATTATGTAATCACTTATACTGTAACTGACTCAGAAGGTTTATCTGCTAGTGCAACATGTGTTGTAACAGTAGAAAAAGAAGAAATCGTTGAACCAGAAGTAGAAGAAAATACTGCACCAGAATTATCAGGTGTGGCAGATGCAATCGTTGTTGATTTTGCTGGATACTTAGATTTATTAGCAGGAGTAAGTGCTAGTGATAAAGAAGATGGTGATTTAACAGCTAGTATCGTAGTAACAGGAACAGTAAATACAGCAGTAGCTGGTGATTATGTAATCACTTATACTGTAACTGACTCAGAAGGTTTATCTGCTAGTGCAACATGTGTTGTAACAGTAGAAAAAGAAGAAATCGTTGAACCAGAAGAACCAGAAGTAGAAGAACCTGAATTACCAGAAGTTGAAGGGGAATATGACACTTGGACTAGAGAAGATGAAGCAACTGGAGCATACACTTCAGGAACATTTGTAACATACAAAGGTGTGGTTTATGAACAAGTTTCATCAGCTACAGCTTGGTGGTGTGAACCAGGAACTAATTCTTCAGTATGGCAAGAAGTAGGAAGCGATGATTCTTACGAAGCTCCAGCTCCAGAAGAATGGACTAGAGATATTGAAGCAACAGGTGCTTATTCATCAGGAACAGTTGTTACATATTATGGAAATACATATGAACAAGTATCATCAGGTGTATCTTGGTGGTGTGAACCAGGAACGAATAATGCAGTTTGGCAATTAGTAAATTAATAAAAACAATTATTAATATTGTAATAAATAATTTATAAATAAAAAGTAGACATGAATGGATATAATTAATATATCGATAAAGTGTCTACTTTTTTATTTAATAGTGAATATTTGTAAAATAGTAAATCATGGTTAAACTGACGAAAAACAGTGTAATTTATTGACATTAAAACAAGAACTCGGTATACTTTGATAGACATATGTTAGCTATAGCTAACTATAAAAAAGGAGAAAAAGATGGTTAAAATCGATATAATTTCTGGCTTTTTAGGAGCTGGAAAAACAACATTTATAAAAAAACTTATTAAAGAAGCATTTCAAGGAGAAAAAATAGTTCTTATTGAAAATGAATTTGGAGAGATTGGTGTAGATAGTGGTTTTTTACAAGATGCTGGAATTGAAATAAAGGAAATGAATTCAGGTTGTATTTGTTGTTCTTTAGTTGGAGATTTTGAAGCATCTTTAAAAGAAGTAATTACTACATATAAACCAGAAAGAATCATAATTGAACCTTCAGGAGTAGGAAAATTATCAGATATTGAACAAGCAGTTCAAACTATTTGTAACAATGAAAATAATGTAAAATTAAATAATAAAATAACAGTTGTAAATGCCCAAAAAGCATCTATGTATGCAAAGAACTTTGGAGAATTCTTTATTAACCAAGTAGAATATGCTGATGCTGTTGTATTAAGTAGAACAACAAACATAGATGAGAAAAAGTTAAATAAAGCAATCGAATTAATAGAACAATATAATAATGTAGCAACAAAAATGACAACACCTTGGGATAAACTAGATGGTAAAGAAATATTAATGAATATAGAAAATCAACATCAATTAGAGGAGTCCTTATTAAATGAAGTGAACGAACATCATCATGTTCATAGCGAATGTGGTTGTGATAGTCATCAACATGTCCATAGTGAATGTGGTTGTGGTTGTGGTGGACATCATGAGGCTAACGATGTTTTTACAAGTTGGGGAATTGAAACAGCAAACAAATATACAGAAGATCAAATCGCTACTTTTTTACAAGAGCTAGAAGAAGAACATATGTATGGAGCTATTTTACGTGCTAAAGGAA from Tannockella kyphosi harbors:
- a CDS encoding glycosyl hydrolase family 18 protein; the encoded protein is MKKRLLSLTMVLALVASSFSSSLGILNVAAEATTTTTTTTTTTSEYRNVMYYGDWSIWGGQGNFYPEDMPADMYTHLNYAFMDFTASGDLVFTDTDAATAASLGQDGVTWGAVNAGLLPALTSLRADNPNMKIGISVGGWSKSGDFSAMAADDTARANFVSQIVAFIEYTGMDFVDIDWEYPASVREPDLVDNANDEGTPDATEADKENYIILLEDLRAALDEAGEETGKYYELSVALPIDRTKLENGVDVEAMFEIIDFGNLMTYDARGAWDETSGHQTALYGNPEDPMYEYGYSIDQTVDYMIENGAPSEKLVIGAAFYTRGWETVADDGGIEENPGLFGTASATNLDADQTASKGASNEAALSNGDGGRNGGIWSYNSIDTLKSTYTGLVEYWDDVAKAPYLYNGEAFFTYDNVESITEKANYVIENNLGGMISWMASNDATTDSTVRDELTTAIYEGLYGTASLPENEIIVTPLDISVSVSTYSESWSGTGYEITITNNEVAEETNAVLQAVEAQKETIMLPKLYVDTGGLTLSSGGYGAGTVTNEDGISIVDLSSVYDNKLIAQGASITIQLAVSGADELSVDDLQSITLVQSTYTGGPEINPQVIYGSDVQTEENSVPVFSGTSNRTLDFGTEFDIFEGVSATDNEDGDLTSQIIAVGSVDSNTAGTYTIAYTVTDSEGATATASRTITIRDEVVEPEVEEPEVEENTAPELSGVADAIIVDFAGYLDLLAGVSASDKEDGDLTDSIVVTGTVNTAVAGDYVITYTVTDFEGLSASATCVVTVEKEEIVEPEEPEVEENTAPVIAGVKDETVDYGSDFDTLAGVSASDEEDGDLTDSIKVEGSVDTSKAGDYTLTYSVTDSQGETVSISKTVTVLEEEVTPEPEVDEDDEDEDSIYGVDNLDFGVGDGIVWETGVFAPFADMGAWVTDADYSNNGALDLGQVMEDTGIKYFNLGFINAVDGTVDENGVLNWGFGAYEVLSEEHTESNAQYQGIKESIETVRENGGDVTISIGGLNEANFFQNTDDLDVLVNTYVEIIDGFNLTRIDLDIEGGAQGYEMNELNAKAIAIVQEMTGVEVVLTLPVLPEGLTTSLGLPTLQVYLDNGVDIEAVNIMAMCYGASYGDYADGSIAAIDSTMQQIKDAYASIGQTLTDEEAYMKVGVTTSVGYEGSAHPIFTVEDSQTVVDYAELVGINFVSFWSINRDSQTQSNTGIYEAYEHTEVYLGFQDESIQPDIPEGGDDEEEDYSDAPIWTRELEALGLYVPGYIVQHNGIVYKQVFSGTSWYCEPGTDSSIWLQIAVLDGTEEPEVEEPEVEENTAPELSGVADAIIVDFAGFLDLLAGVSASDKEDGDLTASIVVTGTVNTAVAGDYVITYTVTDSEGLSASATCVVTVEKEEIVEPEVEENTAPELSGVADAIVVDFAGYLDLLAGVSASDKEDGDLTASIVVTGTVNTAVAGDYVITYTVTDSEGLSASATCVVTVEKEEIVEPEEPEVEEPELPEVEGEYDTWTREDEATGAYTSGTFVTYKGVVYEQVSSATAWWCEPGTNSSVWQEVGSDDSYEAPAPEEWTRDIEATGAYSSGTVVTYYGNTYEQVSSGVSWWCEPGTNNAVWQLVN
- a CDS encoding GTP-binding protein, which produces MVKIDIISGFLGAGKTTFIKKLIKEAFQGEKIVLIENEFGEIGVDSGFLQDAGIEIKEMNSGCICCSLVGDFEASLKEVITTYKPERIIIEPSGVGKLSDIEQAVQTICNNENNVKLNNKITVVNAQKASMYAKNFGEFFINQVEYADAVVLSRTTNIDEKKLNKAIELIEQYNNVATKMTTPWDKLDGKEILMNIENQHQLEESLLNEVNEHHHVHSECGCDSHQHVHSECGCGCGGHHEANDVFTSWGIETANKYTEDQIATFLQELEEEHMYGAILRAKGMLECSDNKWIYFDYVPGEAQTREGSICTIGKICVIGTQLNDSNLKKLFEKTEV